The Cyanobacteria bacterium FACHB-DQ100 genome contains the following window.
AGGTCGACCGATCGCAGCAACTCTCTCCAACTCATGTTCAGCCTAAGATCGCTCGGTTGCCTCAAGCGTAATGCAGCGAGTATCGTTACGGCTTCGTGCCAGATTCCTGCTTCTGCGTAGAGCCTGACCTGTTCTCTCGGAGTTGCTGTTTTCAGTGCTTTGGTGAGTTCTGGATTGGCTGCAATTCGCTCAATCCAACCATCGACGCTGATTTCGTTGCCTGTGCCGTCTACCTTACAGTTGATACTCAGAAACCAGCGATACTGCTGACCCACTTCGAGCGCGGGAGCATCCGGCGGCAAAGTGAACTGAAAAATGCCTGCCGTTTTTGGGAGTGCGATCGTCGTTTCATACACCACACGACTTTCTTTGTCACCCAGAATCGTGAGTTGAGCAGTGCCGCTCACCGCTTGAGGTAGTGACCAAAACAGCGTGGGACGGTCTGAGATAGTCAAGCCAAACTTATCTTTGGGCAGTAAGGGAGTCAGGCTCTTGCGGCTTGCATCACACTGTCCTCGCGTCGCTCCACCTGCTGTAGTCTTCGGCGCACCGCGCTTTGGTGGTTTAAATGCTTGGGCAATCAGAGTCGGAGTGGACAGTTGCGACGATCGCGTCTGAGTTGGAGCAGCAACGGTTGGAACCGAGAATGCTCCAAGCGCCAATGGAATCATGAAGAAAGATCGAAACAGTTTCATAGGTTAATTTTGTGACGAATTGCGAACAAGTAGAGCGCTGCTGTCATCCTAGAAAGGACTGCAATTAAAGGTCATCGCGAAGGCTACCCAGGTTAGAACTTCAGCAAGCCCAAGACTGTGGAAATCTCGCAGGACGATCGAAGCGATCGTGAGCTATGGCATCCTTCACCAAGGACTTCCAATCATCGTAAAACTCGACCAGTAGTAGGGATGAGAGAATGTTTGTTTCGTTGCCGACTCATCAGAACGTAAGCTGTCTTTTTCTTTTAGAAGTTGAAGCTGTGCTTGTCGGAGTGCTTCTGCTTTGATCGGTGAGGTCTTTAAAGCTTGGTAAAACTTTGTCATTAACTCTAATGTTCCTTGATCATCGACCGACCAAAGACTTGCCATTGCTGTTTTGACCCCAGATTTAACAGCGAGACCTGCGAAACCCAGTTCTGCGTCTTCATCGCCTAACGCCGTTTGGCAAGCACTCAAGACCAGCAGTTCAACGGGTGGCTTGTTCCAACCGAGTTGTCGGATTTGATCGAGCCGGAGCTTTGTGTCCGAGAGTTGGATATAAGAATTTTTTAGTGTGCCGGGTTGAAATTCGGCATGAGTTGCAAGATGAATAATTCCATAAGGATTGCTGTTTCGTTGAGATTTCAGGTTTTCTAGCGTGAATGCAGTGTTCAAAAAGCCTCTTCCGCGCCACAGCATCGTTACGGTGTTAATTTCGAGCGGGACAGCAGGCAAAGGAGCTTGATCGGTTTGAGGAAACTGCGATGCCCCCATCGCCAAAATTTCAGATTTTCTAATGTCGCTATAGCGAGTGTCGGTGAGACTGATACTCGGCATCAATCCCAAACTGTAACGCTCGATCAAGAAGCCCGTGCCATCATGCAAGGCAGCAAAGGGCAGCGATCGCAGTCCTGCATCGGTGATGAACACTAAGCTTTGAATGTCGCGGCGCTTAAACTCAGCTTCTAGTGGTGCAATCAACCATTGGTAAAGTTGTTGTGCTGGAGCAAGGTAAGTTGTCGTGCGGACTCGATTGCGATCGGAGACTTCTTTTTGAAACTGTCGGGCGAGTTTGACCACTGTGCTGCGCGTTGCTCCAGGAATTCGCTTGCGAATCGGAGCGCCCTTTGCGGTGACAATAAACAGTTCTAGCTGGTCGCGATCGCGATCAGCCTGAGAGCGGCTTGTTGATTCCGCTTGAGAAATATCGCTGGGTACAAACAAGGCGTAAACTAATGCAGGCTTAATGCCAGTATTGGTTTCTACATCTGAAAGATCCGATCGGACATCTGGTAGCTCTTTCGGTTCAACTTCATCGAGTTCTAAATAATCCTCAAACCCTTGTGAAACCTCCTCATCAATTTCACTCATGAAGGGAGCAACTTCTAACGAGTCTGAACTACTCACCGTGGGAATTTCATCTAAACTCTCCTCTGATTCCTGTTCAAACTCATCCGGGTCAATATTGGGTTTTGGGGCTTCTTGTGGTGGATTGCTCGGCTCAGTTGGAGTATCCGGTTGAGGAATTGGTGCGGCTGTAACCGTCGCTTGCACAGTCACAGGGTTAGAGGTCGCGACAGCATCGGATGCAGTAAGCGTAAAGGCTGAAAAGCTGCCTGTTGTTCCAGACGGAGGAGTGTATTCAAAGGTTTGAGGAGTTTGAGGATCTGCGGAGATTTGCACGGTTGACCCTTGGACTGGAACGCCATTGATTCTCAAAGTTGCTCCGGGCGGAAGGTTCAGAAACAATGTTGTTGCATCACGATCGACATCTGTGACTAGGGGAGCGAGATCGCGAGTTGTAAAAGTAATTGACTGTCCTGATTCAACCGGGAACAGTGTTGTGTTTGCGCTGAGAGTCGGTGCATCATTTTTAAACGTGAATGTCACATTACCTTGAGTGACTGATCCAACTGTTCCGAAGGCAGTTGTCGGCGAGATTGTAGTATCGGTTGTGATTGCGCCTGCGGTTCCATTTGTTGCAGCATCTCCAACCACAAACGGAGCATTGGAAATGCCACCATCATGACGAATTTCGACGATTCCACTCGACGCATTGGACTGTGTATGAATTGTGTCTCCTGGAAACAGGGGCACGAATTTAGTTCCTCGAACAGTACCATTTAGCGCAAAGAGTTGAACACTGCCTCCAATTCCTGATGTCGGTGGTTCCCCTTCTATTGGTAGTTCCCCTTCTATTGGTAGTTCCCCTTCTATCGGTAGTTCCCCTTCTGTTGGTAGTTCCCCTTCTATCGGTGGTCGCTCCCCGCCTCCAAAAAAACCACCTCCGGATATTGCGCGAGTGTTAATACTTTCAAAGGTGATGTTTCCGTTAGTGGAGGTCAAGCTCACGGCTCCACCGACCGTAATGTTGGTATAGAAAGCACTCACCGCAGAAGTGTCGATCGCACCTGTCACAATATCTCCGCCTGCACTAATATTCACCCCGCCACCAAGTGCATCGATCGTGGTATTTGCAGAGGTATCGATCGCCCCTGTAGTGACCGTGCCGGGAGCTTGAATGATTACCGTATCTAGAGAAGTAGAGCTAAAAAACAGTCCTGTTCTAATATTGCCAACGCTGACATTCGCAGGAGTGGTTGGCGCGTTCTGCTCGAAAGTTGAGGTTTCCGCTGTCACCGGGAAACTACTAACCGGATTCGCAAGTGTGCTTAAGCCTGCTCGAAGAATGACAGCAGGACGAGTGCTAAGAATTTCAATATCTGGATCAGATCCAGTAAGCCCCACATCGGGCTGAGCGATTGTAATGTTGCCGCCTCTAATGCTGCCTGTCGCTTCGACTTTGAGAGAGGCTCCGGTGTAATCTCCGAAAGAGACATCTCCATTTGCACTAATGATCGGATCGTACAAGCTCAGGAATGTTCCCGGATTACCGCTGAGAGTTTGCAGTGTGAAGTTCCCTCGACCGGCAAAATGAGCATCTCCAGAGATGATGCCATCACTCATCAGAGTCAGGTTGCCACCACTGACAAAGGGCGTTTGTTGAAGATGATTGAGTGCCAGAATATCAATTCCTTGGTTGCCGCGAACCCAGAGATCACCTTGCGATCGGATCAGTACCGGATTGGTCACACTGTCTCGCACTCTGACAGTATCATTCGCAAAGAGGTTGAGATTTCCAGTCGTTTGAAACTGGCTTTCAAACAAGGTAAGCGTTTGATCAGCAGATAGAGTTGCAGTTTTAGCAGTAAGAGTTCTCGCAGCAACATCACCATTTCCAATCCGTAATCCTGATCCGGTTAGTTCAACTTCTCCATTTTGATTGACTAACAATTGGGTTGCATTCGTGCCCGTTCCGCCAGTTAGCAGTTGCGGAAGCGTGGCAACCGATGGAGCAGCAAAGACAAGCGGTGGAGCAACTTCCAAGCTGAGAGAACTTCCAGTTGGATTGAGGCGAACCAGCGATCGTTCTGGAACTGCGGCGGCTAACAATTGTCCATTCGGAGCCGCGAGCGTGCCAGTGCTAATGACAGTTCCCCCAAGCAGCGTCAGATTTCCATTGGGAACCGTGAGATTTCCGGTGTTGACGATCGCGCCACTCAACGCAAAGGGAAAGGCAAAAGCATCAGGATTGCCGTTTAAGGCTGAATAGTTCGTGGTGGTTGCACTGAGCCAGTTTCCCCCAAAACCGATTCCCGGAGCAGTCGTCGCAGTAAAAGAACCCGGAACATTGAGCGAAGCCGTATTGCCAAAGAGAATACCAGACGGATTCATCAAAAAGAGATTAGAGTTGCCGCCTGTCACTTGAATCCATCCATTAATGATGGATGGATTGCTCCCGTTCACACCCGCCAAAATATTCTGAATCGTGGGATCAGAGAGAAAGTTGGCAATCTGGTTCTGATTCAACCCAAACTGGGTGAAACTGTGAAACAGGTTCGCGCCATCCGTCGATCGCGCTCCCCCAGTAATATCAAATCGATTGCCGTTGAGTGTTGAAATTGTTCCTCCGGTTGGAACAATTTGAGCCGTTGCAGTCTGGCTTAGACCCGCTACACCAATGAGTGCGATCGCGAACGGAAGTTTTTTCAGGACAGTCATCAGGAAGCTGGAGTAATAAGCAATCATCGGCTTTATCGATAATCAGGACAAGCGACTCTGGGCAGGCAACCAAACTGCGATCGCAACTGTCGCTCAGTGTTCCTGTAGAGCTAGAGTTGTTTCACAGCGAAGCTAGATACAGCTTTCGTGTGTAGCGAGAGCCATAATGACAGATATTAAGGAGGGTTAGCAGATGGGAGAGCAACCGTAGAAACGCTTAGAACTAAGACGCAGAGTTAAAGGAATTCTGGATATTTTACTGTTGAATGCCCTTGAAATTGCAGTCGATCGCTGCCTCTCCTGAGAATCAAGGAAAAGTGCGCCAATTATCAGTTTTCCGAGTATCTTGAAAGCCGAATCCAACAATCCCGGTGTGTTTCTCTGGATTATATATGAGGCTTCTATGGTACGGTGTCAGCTTTTCTTGTTTAGTACGCTGTTGAGCTTATGGTCGATTCGTCCTGCTTCAGCAGAATCTATCTCAAGTTATCTTCTAGCACAGGCGCTACCAGCAACAAACCCGTTACCACAGGCTTTACCTAACAATCAGCAACCCGCACCCACTCCAACGAACGAAACAACTCCAGAATCGTCTAAAGTTCTGGTGCGTCGAATTGAAGTGCAAGGTAGCACAGTGCTTAAGCCTGAGGAGATACAGCGCATTACTCAGTCGATCGAAGGCAAATCCGCCACCGTAGAAGACTTGCAATCGGTTGCAGATGGGATCACACAGCTTTATCTAGAGCGTGGATTCATTACCTCTAGAGCAATTCTTGTTGATCAGACCATCAAAGAAGGCGTTGTTCAGATTCGAGTCATTGAAGGATCGATCGAGACCATTGAGGTTCGAGGTTTACAGCATTTACGTGAACAGTATGTCCGCGATCGCTTACAAATTGGAACAAAGCCGCCATTCAACAAAAATCATTTAGAAGATCAACTGCAATTACTCAAAGCTGATCCATTATTTGAAACCGTAGAAGCGAGCCTCAAACCTGACGAGAACCTTGGACAAAGCATCTTAACAATACAAATCAAAGAAGCAGCACAACTTCAAGCCTTTATTGGTGCAGACAACTTTTCTCCAGCAAGCGTCGGATCTGAACGATTCAGTACGACTGTAAGCTATCGAAACTTAGCTCGCTCTGGTGACGAATTGAGTGCATCTTACTATCGCACAGCACAAGGCGGCTCAAATTCGTTCGACTTTAGCTATCAACTGCCTGTAAATGCAATGAATGGTGTAGTTCAGTTAAGAATTGCACCAAGTCGAGGCAAGATTATTGCTCCCAACTTTTCTGCATTTGGGATTCGCAGCAACACGGCTCTCCATGAAATTAGCTATCGACAGCCCTTGATCCGATCGCCGCGTGAGGAACTAGCGCTCTCGCTCGGCTTCACTGTTCAGGATGGGCAAACCTTCTTGTTTCAAGATACGCCTTTTCCATTTGGGATTGGTGCGGATGCAGAAGGCAACAGTCGGACTAGAGTTTTGCAGTTCGGGCAGGACTATGTGCGCCGCGATCCGCGAGGGGCTTGGGTACTGCGATCGCAATTCAACTTCGGTCTAAATGTTTTTAACGCGACCGTAAACGACTCCCCGATTCCAGACGGGCGATTTTTTAGCTGGCTCGGACAAGTTCAACGCGTTCAGCGATTGAGCAATGATCATCTTTTGATTGCTCAAGCAGCAATTCAACTATCACCGGATAGTTTGCTGCCTTCACAGCAATTTATCATCGGGGGCGGACAAACGATTCGCGGCTTTCGTCAGAATGCGCGATCGGGAGATAACGGGTTTCGAGTTTCAGTTGAAGACCGCATCACCGTTCAACGGAATGCAGCAGGACTTCCAGTTCTACAACTCGTTCCATTTGTGGATTTTGGCACAGTTTGGAATTGCTCAGACAATCCGAATCTGTTGCCAAGTCAACGTTTTTTATCATCAGGCGGAATTGGGCTGATTTTGGAGCCGATTCCGCGTTTAACGATTCGAGCAGATTATGCAGTGCCCTTTGTCAAACTCAGCGATCGTGGAAACAATGCTCAAGACCAAGGATTTACCTTTAGTGTGGGTTATCGTTTTTGACTTAAATTGAGGGCATTGCTGAATTTGAGTATGAATTTCGGATTCGCCCTCACCCTAGCCCTCTCCCCAGGGAGAGGGAACAAGAGGTTTCTAGCTCCCTTCTCCTTAGGGAGAAGGGTTGGGGATGAGGGCAAACCATACTTGCATTCAGCAATGCCAAATTGAGTAGGTTTATCATTGACGAGATTCAAGAAAAGCGGAATATCAGCTTCAGATACATTGGAATTGCCTTGAGCCAAATCAAGCGATTCAAAATTTATCAATCCGGGTATTATGAAGACCTCAGAAGCCTGAAAACTAACATTACTCATCCAAAAACTTACTGCTCTAGATCATCGTGAACCAACTCACTTCATCTCTCCCGGTGCTTCGTATCCTGCACGATCAGGATTTAGAAGCCTTGATTCAGTTCTCGCATCGATCGACTTACGCACCCAACACGCTGTTGATCCAAAGCGGCACAGCGATCGATCACATCTTTCTGCGTCTGACAGGTCAACTCGCTGCATCTTGGGCGAACTATGAGCATTCTGAATTATTTTCAGTCGGCGAACTTGCAGGAGCAACAAGCTTACTGAGCGATCAACCTGCGCTGATCAGCATTCTTGCAGAGCAATCGTCAGAGGTGTTAGCCATTCCAAAAGCAAGACTTAAGACCGAGTTGAGTCGCGATCGTGGATTTGCTGCCCGTTTTTATCAACTCCTCGCCATCAACTTGTCTGAATACCTGCGCGATTTGAGTACATCTTTGGTACATCGGCAGATTCGAGAAGGAGAACCGCTCCGCAAAGTTCTGATGTTTTTTGCAACGCTGAATGATGCGGATATTGCTTGGATGATGGCAAATGGCAGTGCTGAAAAATCAACAGCAGGCACAATCTTGATTCAGCAAGGTCAGCCTGTGCCCGCCGTGTATTTACTGCTTGATGGCACGGTTGGCATTGATATTTCGATCGCAGGTCAAACACGAGAACTGGCGAAGCGGGGGAAAGGCGATATTTTGGGAGAGATATCGTTTGTCGATGGCGGAGTTGCTTCAGCGAGCGTTAGAGCGGTAGATGAAACCTGGGTGCTCCGGATCTCGCAGGCTCAACTTGCCATGAAACTTCAAGAAGATGCAGCGTTTGCAGGACGGTTCTATCAGGCAACCGCACAAGTTCTGTCGAGTCGCTGTCAAGATCTGCTAATTCGGAGCGGCATTGCCTCTGCCGCAATCGCACAAGATGCTGAAGAACTCGAAGAAGACGAACTTGATTTGGATATTCTTGAGGGCACTGCGATCGCAGGGACTCGCTTTGACTGGATTATTCAGCAACTCCGTCGGTGAGAAGTGAGGGATGGTAGAGCCGTCTCTACCGCCATGCTCACATTCTTTCACGTTAACGATCAATGAGCTTAGAAACCACTCCAACCCATCAGCAAAGATTGAATGGAGACGGGGGAAGGATACAAACGCTGTGCTTCCGCTTGTAAAAGGCTTTCATTGATTGCATCGAAATTGGTGAACGCATACATCTTTTGAATGCTCGTTGAACACAACCGACTATAAATCAATTCAAACAAGGCTTGT
Protein-coding sequences here:
- a CDS encoding DUF928 domain-containing protein, whose protein sequence is MKLFRSFFMIPLALGAFSVPTVAAPTQTRSSQLSTPTLIAQAFKPPKRGAPKTTAGGATRGQCDASRKSLTPLLPKDKFGLTISDRPTLFWSLPQAVSGTAQLTILGDKESRVVYETTIALPKTAGIFQFTLPPDAPALEVGQQYRWFLSINCKVDGTGNEISVDGWIERIAANPELTKALKTATPREQVRLYAEAGIWHEAVTILAALRLRQPSDLRLNMSWRELLRSVDLSAVMSEPLVNTCQSMVNSHQSTQR
- a CDS encoding CHAT domain-containing protein is translated as MTVLKKLPFAIALIGVAGLSQTATAQIVPTGGTISTLNGNRFDITGGARSTDGANLFHSFTQFGLNQNQIANFLSDPTIQNILAGVNGSNPSIINGWIQVTGGNSNLFLMNPSGILFGNTASLNVPGSFTATTAPGIGFGGNWLSATTTNYSALNGNPDAFAFPFALSGAIVNTGNLTVPNGNLTLLGGTVISTGTLAAPNGQLLAAAVPERSLVRLNPTGSSLSLEVAPPLVFAAPSVATLPQLLTGGTGTNATQLLVNQNGEVELTGSGLRIGNGDVAARTLTAKTATLSADQTLTLFESQFQTTGNLNLFANDTVRVRDSVTNPVLIRSQGDLWVRGNQGIDILALNHLQQTPFVSGGNLTLMSDGIISGDAHFAGRGNFTLQTLSGNPGTFLSLYDPIISANGDVSFGDYTGASLKVEATGSIRGGNITIAQPDVGLTGSDPDIEILSTRPAVILRAGLSTLANPVSSFPVTAETSTFEQNAPTTPANVSVGNIRTGLFFSSTSLDTVIIQAPGTVTTGAIDTSANTTIDALGGGVNISAGGDIVTGAIDTSAVSAFYTNITVGGAVSLTSTNGNITFESINTRAISGGGFFGGGERPPIEGELPTEGELPIEGELPIEGELPIEGEPPTSGIGGSVQLFALNGTVRGTKFVPLFPGDTIHTQSNASSGIVEIRHDGGISNAPFVVGDAATNGTAGAITTDTTISPTTAFGTVGSVTQGNVTFTFKNDAPTLSANTTLFPVESGQSITFTTRDLAPLVTDVDRDATTLFLNLPPGATLRINGVPVQGSTVQISADPQTPQTFEYTPPSGTTGSFSAFTLTASDAVATSNPVTVQATVTAAPIPQPDTPTEPSNPPQEAPKPNIDPDEFEQESEESLDEIPTVSSSDSLEVAPFMSEIDEEVSQGFEDYLELDEVEPKELPDVRSDLSDVETNTGIKPALVYALFVPSDISQAESTSRSQADRDRDQLELFIVTAKGAPIRKRIPGATRSTVVKLARQFQKEVSDRNRVRTTTYLAPAQQLYQWLIAPLEAEFKRRDIQSLVFITDAGLRSLPFAALHDGTGFLIERYSLGLMPSISLTDTRYSDIRKSEILAMGASQFPQTDQAPLPAVPLEINTVTMLWRGRGFLNTAFTLENLKSQRNSNPYGIIHLATHAEFQPGTLKNSYIQLSDTKLRLDQIRQLGWNKPPVELLVLSACQTALGDEDAELGFAGLAVKSGVKTAMASLWSVDDQGTLELMTKFYQALKTSPIKAEALRQAQLQLLKEKDSLRSDESATKQTFSHPYYWSSFTMIGSPW
- a CDS encoding ShlB/FhaC/HecB family hemolysin secretion/activation protein, giving the protein MVRCQLFLFSTLLSLWSIRPASAESISSYLLAQALPATNPLPQALPNNQQPAPTPTNETTPESSKVLVRRIEVQGSTVLKPEEIQRITQSIEGKSATVEDLQSVADGITQLYLERGFITSRAILVDQTIKEGVVQIRVIEGSIETIEVRGLQHLREQYVRDRLQIGTKPPFNKNHLEDQLQLLKADPLFETVEASLKPDENLGQSILTIQIKEAAQLQAFIGADNFSPASVGSERFSTTVSYRNLARSGDELSASYYRTAQGGSNSFDFSYQLPVNAMNGVVQLRIAPSRGKIIAPNFSAFGIRSNTALHEISYRQPLIRSPREELALSLGFTVQDGQTFLFQDTPFPFGIGADAEGNSRTRVLQFGQDYVRRDPRGAWVLRSQFNFGLNVFNATVNDSPIPDGRFFSWLGQVQRVQRLSNDHLLIAQAAIQLSPDSLLPSQQFIIGGGQTIRGFRQNARSGDNGFRVSVEDRITVQRNAAGLPVLQLVPFVDFGTVWNCSDNPNLLPSQRFLSSGGIGLILEPIPRLTIRADYAVPFVKLSDRGNNAQDQGFTFSVGYRF
- a CDS encoding cyclic nucleotide-binding domain-containing protein, with the protein product MNQLTSSLPVLRILHDQDLEALIQFSHRSTYAPNTLLIQSGTAIDHIFLRLTGQLAASWANYEHSELFSVGELAGATSLLSDQPALISILAEQSSEVLAIPKARLKTELSRDRGFAARFYQLLAINLSEYLRDLSTSLVHRQIREGEPLRKVLMFFATLNDADIAWMMANGSAEKSTAGTILIQQGQPVPAVYLLLDGTVGIDISIAGQTRELAKRGKGDILGEISFVDGGVASASVRAVDETWVLRISQAQLAMKLQEDAAFAGRFYQATAQVLSSRCQDLLIRSGIASAAIAQDAEELEEDELDLDILEGTAIAGTRFDWIIQQLRR